In the Scomber japonicus isolate fScoJap1 chromosome 18, fScoJap1.pri, whole genome shotgun sequence genome, one interval contains:
- the c1qtnf6a gene encoding complement C1q tumor necrosis factor-related protein 1, whose protein sequence is MLGVVLLLSFSSLVVLVPPPSAPPVTCRHCCDDMEPEEGSAAQPPTELFSHVPEVRTYINMTILKGDKGERGDRGTPGKAGQEGPPGSRGPMGPKGSKGEAGLSGDPCKVQNAAFSVGRRKSLHSLEAYQVLVFDTVFVNLDGHFNMFHGKFFCQIPGIYFFNVNIHTWNFKETYLHIMQNDTERAIVYAQPSDRSIMQSQSLMLTLELNDEVFVRLYKRERENAIYSDDVDVYITFNGYLIKANTE, encoded by the exons ATGTTGGGTGTTgtcctccttctatccttctccTCCTTGGTGGTGCTGGTACCTCCTCCCAGTGCCCCTCCTGTGACCTGCAGGCACTGCTGTGATGACATGGAGCCAGAAGAGGGCAGTGCAGCTCAACCTCCCACGGAATTGTTCAGCCATGTGCCAGAGGTCCGCACCTACATCAATATGACCATCCTCAAAG GTGATAAAGGAGAACGTGGTGATAGAGGGACACCAGGTAAAGCTGGACAGGAAGGTCCTCCAGGCTCCAGGGGTCCCATGGGCCCAAAAGGCAGTAAGGGCGAGGCAGGTCTCTCAGGAGACCCCTGCAAAGTCCAGAATGCCGCCTTCTCCGTCGGCCGTCGTAAATCTCTCCACAGCCTGGAGGCCTACCAAGTGCTGGTATTCGACACAGTTTTCGTCAATCTTGATGGCCACTTCAACATGTTCCATGGGAAATTCTTCTGCCAAATCCCAGGAATCTACTTCTtcaatgtcaacattcacacatggaaCTTCAAGGAGACGTACCTGCACATCATGCAGAATGACACAGAGCGGGCCATAGTGTACGCCCAACCCAGTGACCGCTCCATCATGCAGAGTCAGAGCCTAATGCTAACGCTTGAGCTGAACGACGAGGTGTTTGTCCGCCTGTACAAGAGGGAAAGGGAGAATGCGATTTACAGTGACGACGTAGATGTCTACATCACTTTCAATGGATACCTCATCAAAGCCAACACAGAGTGA